GGGATTTGCAAAATTAAATGGTTGCCCGGATGCAGATAGTGACGGTATAAAAGACAGTGAGGATAGATGTCCAAAAAAACCTGGACCTATCGAAAACAAAGGCTGTCCGGAGGATGTATTGTATGTATTAGATGCCAATGGTAAAGTAATCAACTTCGCAACCAAATCGAAAGATGGATTCTTCCGTTTTGAAACCTTGCCGGCGGATGGAGACTTTAAATTCCGCTTAGAGGGCGATGGAACAACCACCATTGACAAATTAAATATTTTAGTTGGAGGTGTTTCCACTAGGGCCGTTCGTATGAAAGATGGCTTCTTTAAATTTGAAAAATTGTTCCGGATGAAGCCAAACTCAAGGAGGAAAAAGTAATTGATGTGCCAATAAAACTGCTGAAAGAAGAGCAAGAAATTTTGCGTAAAGCATTTGATAATCTCGAATTCAACAATGGTAAAGATGTTATTCGCTTCGAGTCCTATGCATCCTTAGATGACCTTGGGAAATTAATGGTAAAAAAATCGGAATGGCGTTTAAAATTAAGCGGACACACCGACAATGTTGGAAATCCAAAAACCAATATGACACTGTCACAAAAACGTGCACAAGCGGTTAAAATTTTCTTAATCGATAGAGGAATAAAAGCCGATAGGATTATTGTTGAATATTTTGGTGCAACTAAACCGGTAGCCGATAATAAAACGGAGGCCGGGCGTCAGAAAAACAGAAGGGTTGAAATGCTCATCATTGAGTAAGCCAATAAACTCAAAAGGGCTGCTTCCAATATGGGAGCAGCCCTTTTTTATTCAAAATTATACCTCATTTATTAATATGCTTTCCCAATTATTTTGAAGCAACAATAGCATAGCTTCTATAATTCAACTTGTTATCTTCATTTAACAGGGAATTTAAGACTGCTGATAAAAGTGTAAAAGGATAGTATTGTTTAAATTTTTCATTCCAACATTCCAATTTCTTGAGCGCTTGATGCTTTTTTAGCTTTTGCAAGGTAGATTCCACAGGGTTTGGAATGCGTTGTGCTTGAGCAGACTTGGCTATTGGTTTGATTAAAATTCCCCATTTGTGCTTGGCAATATAATTACTCTTAGATTTCATGCGCTCTTGTTGCGCTTTTAATTCCAAAGGCATTGGCAATTCTATTGTATTGGATAAATCAAAATATAAGACTCCACCGGGTTTCAACACACGGAAAATCTCTGAAAATAATCGAGCCCCATTCTCAACTTCTTGAAGCACATCCATACAAAAAACTGCTTCGAAGCACTCATTTGTATAAGGAAGTCGCTCACCCGAGCCTTTTTCATATTGAATATCAATTCCTGCATGTCTAGCGGTATTCATAGCATGTAAAAATGAATTAATACTAGGATTAGTGCCACGATGAATAAAGCCGGGATGAATAAATTGGCTTGTAGGATTTTTAGAAGCACGAAAATTAAAATCTGCTTTCCATGGGTGGTTTAACTTGTTAAGAGAACTTAAAGAAGTGTAAGAAAGTGAATTACCTGCAGTTTTGCTTTTCAAAAGAAAGAGTGCTTCAGTAGGGCTCCAAATTGAACTAAGGTTTTCCATATGCTAAAATTTAGGTAGATTTAAAAGCAATTACGAGAAAAGGATTAGCCCGGATGGCTTGATTAGCAAGCATTCGGCCATTGGTAATTTTTATCGGGCGAAAAAAATGCAGAACTTTAAAATTCTTTATTGTGGTTTTAAAAATAGTACTACATTTGCACTCCTTTTAAAAGTTTCGGGGCGTAGCGTAGTCCGGTATCGCGCCTGGTTTGGGACCAGGAGGTCGTCAGTTCGAATCTGGCCGCCCCGACTTAATAAAGCAATACGATTTACGATTCACGAATTGTAGATCGTTTTTTGTTTGTAACAGTTTTTGATTATCTGATTCCGTAGCTCAGCTGGATAGAGCAACCCGCCATAGGCGGATAGGTCGCGCCAGTAGAGTTTTTGATATAATGATTCCGTAGCTCAGCTGGATAGAGCAACCCGCCATAGGCGGATAGGTCGCGCCAGTAGAGTTTTTGATATAATGATTCCGTAGCTCAGCTGGATAGAGCAACTGCCTTCTAAGCAGTAGGTCGCGCGTTCGAATCGCGCCGGGATCACTTCTGATGACAAGCCTTTCAAGAGATTGGGGGGCTTTTTTGTTTTGGGTGGGTACAACATAGGTACAATTTTAATCTAAAATAGACCTATGCAAATGTGGTATCACTGTTGCGTTAGTTCGAAAAAACTAACCTAAACTTAATTCATCATTTTCGTCTAACTTTTTTGTATCCTTGTCTATTATTTATAAGTACAAATGAGTGAATTCCAAAATTGGGATCATTTATAAACTTTTATTGATATGAAGCACAAGTATTATCTTGGAAGAATATTAATTTTTACACTATTATTAATAATTCATAAGCATTCAATCGGAGCCTGCAACATTAGCGTTAGTCCTTCAAGTGCAACAATTTGTGTAGGGAATTTTGTAGTTCTAACCGCCTCTGGAGCTAGCTCTTTTACTTGGTCACCAGCTCTTGGATTAAGTTCAATAAATACTGCAACAGTTACTGCAAGTCCAATTGTTACTACAACATATACAGTCATAGGTGATTGTGGTGGAGGCCAATTTGATACTACTCAAATATTAGTAACAGTCAGACCCTTACCCAATACACCAAATATTACTATTTCTAACAATAATACATGTGCAGGAACTTCTGTTAGTTTTTCAACACTAGCTCAACCTGGTGTGACTTTTTCATGGAATTTTGGCGATGGAACAAATCCTATATCGGGATCAATAGTTACTCATCAATATAATCCTACGCCCGGTAATGGTATTCAAAGTTATAATGCAACAGTAACTGCGACAAACGGCTTTGGCTGTGTGAAATCAGCAACATCAGTTTCAATAAACGTAAAGCAAAAACCAGATGCATCAATTGCTGATACAAGTGCAATTCCTTTTACAAATTGTGGTAGTGCAACATTTGATTTGTATATTGAAAACGCTTCAACAACTATAGCTACAAACACAAATTACCAAATAAATTGGGGTGATGGTTCGCCACTTTATTCCAACTCTACATTGCCTGTAACAGGAACTAATCACTTATACACCACACAAGGTTATTTTACATTAACACTTATGGTAACTGGGCAAAATGGTTGTATTGCGACAAAAATATACACTGTTTATAATGGTAGTAATCCCGCTGTACCCTTTCAAAATCCTGGGAATACAACTGGAAAGTGCATCCCTTTTACTTTTTCTATTCCAAGTAGTCCAAGCAATAATCCTCCGGGTACAATATATATTGTTTCCTCTAATGATGGCACTCCCAATGATACTTTGGCCAATCCTCCACCAGCTAATTATATTCATACTTTTTCAAGTAGTTCTTGTGGTGCAACGGGTGGTATTACACCCAATACATTTTACATTAATGTGCGTGCACAAAACCCTTGTGGTTTTTCTGATTTGACTATACAACCAATTACAATTAACAAAAAACCAGAAGCACATTTTACAATTTCCCCAGATACTATTGCCTGCGTAAACTCAATAGTAACTTTTACAAATACTACTATTCCTGGAGTAACCGTAAGTAATAATGGCACATGTGATCCAACCACTGGAATGTATTGGATTATTTCTCCAAATACATACAATCTAACAAGTGGGTCTCTTGGAACAGGAAATAATCCTTCAAATTCTAGTAGTTGGGGTACAAATATTTTAAATGTAACTTTCACATCATCAGGAATATATTCCATTTCAATTATTGTTAAAAGTAATGGGTGTGGAAGCGATACAATTAAAAGGACTGTTTGCATTCAGGCACCACCCTCCCCCTCTTTCACTGCAATTCCATTAACTGGATGTAACCCCTTTATTGTTAATTTCACAAATACTTCAACTAATTTACCTTCATGTGGACCAATAACTAGGCAATGGCTTATCACTAAATTAAGTTTCACCTGCCCATCAGATTCTGCAGTTGATTTTGTTTTTATTTCAGGCACAAATTCTAATTCAATAAACCCAATTATTCGGTTTAATAACCAAGGAATTTACAATGTGAGTTTAGCACTTACAAATATCTGTGGCACTTTTACAACTCTTCCTACTTCAATAACAGTAAAACGTAAACCCCAAATAACAATTAATGTCCCTGCCAATATTTGTTTAGGACAAAATATTTCACCAACTGCAGTTGTTACAAATTGTGGCACATCTGCATTAAGCTATTTATGGAATTTTGCAGGTGGTAATCCCGCTAATTCGGTTTTGGCTGTGCCTCCAACAATCGCCTTTTCAACTTCAGGCCCGCACACTATTACTTTGACCGTAACTACTGAATGCGGAACGATAACAAACTCTTCAATTGTAAATGTATTAATAAGTCCTACCGCTAATGCGGGGTCTGATAAACAAATTTGTAGTGGAGGAATTGCAAACTTAGGAATCACCAACACTATTGGTCTTAATTATCAATGGAGTCCTGTTACAGGATTAAGTTCATCCATAATTTCTAATCCTAATGTTTCACTATCCAATGTTGGTGGAATACCTATAACTAATTTCTATTTTCTCACAGTAACTAATGTAGCGGGTTGTATTTCAAAAGATACCGTAAGAGTTATTGTAAACCCACTGCCAACTGTTACAGTTAACTCTGCAACTATTTGTGCTGGACAAACTGCTACTCTAACAGCAAATGGTGCTACTACTTATTCATGGTCAAATGGAGGAACAAATAATCCTCATCCTGTTACACCCTTATCTACTGCTAACTTTACTGTCACGGGAACAAACACTTTAACAGGCTGTACAAATACAGCAGTTAGTACCGTTACGGTAAATCCTTTGCCAATAGTAAATGCAGGACCGAGTATCACGTTTTGCAATCAACCCATTGCAAACACATTAAATGGATATTCTCCACTTGGTGGAACATGGTCAGGAGTAGGTGTTTCTTCAGCGGGAGTTTTTACGCCATCGGTAACAGGGAATTTTATCCTTACTTATACATACACAGATGGTAATAGCTGCAGCAGTTCTGATACCATGATTGTTAAAGTAGTTAACCCACAAATAGCGAATGCTGGAAATGGATTTTCTACTTGCTTAAATTCTCCCGCAAAAACACTTATTGGATTTACTCCATCAGGAGGTATTTGGACTGGTGCAGGAATTACCGGGAATATTTTTACTCCATTAACTGCCGGAGTTGGAACATTTACATTGACCTATACTTTTGGATCCGGCACATGTTTGTCTTCTGATACGATAAGAGTTATTGTAAATCCGCTGCCAACAGTTACAGTTAACTCTGCAACTATTTGTGCTGGACAAACTGCTACTCTAACAGCAAATGGTGCTACTACTTATTCATGGTCAAATGGAGGAACAAATAATCCTCATCCGGTTACACCCTTATCTACTTCTAACTTTACTGTCACGGGAACAAACACTTTAACAGGTTGCACAAATACAGCAGTTAGTATTGTTACTGTAAATCCATTGCCAATTGTAAATGCAGGACCGAGTATCACGCTTTGCAATCAACCCATTGCAAACACATTAAATGGATATTCTCCACTTGGTGGAACATGGTCAGGAGTAGGTGTTTCTTCAGCGGGAGTTTTTACGCCATCGGTAACAGGGAATTTTATCCTTACTTATACATACACAGATGGTAATAGCTGCAGCAGTTCTGATACCATGATTGTTAAAGTAGTTAACCCACAAATAGCGAATGCTGGAAATGGATTTTCTACTTGCTTAAATTCTCCGCAAAAACACTTATT
This portion of the Bacteroidota bacterium genome encodes:
- a CDS encoding OmpA family protein codes for the protein MPIKLLKEEQEILRKAFDNLEFNNGKDVIRFESYASLDDLGKLMVKKSEWRLKLSGHTDNVGNPKTNMTLSQKRAQAVKIFLIDRGIKADRIIVEYFGATKPVADNKTEAGRQKNRRVEMLIIE
- a CDS encoding class I SAM-dependent methyltransferase, which gives rise to MENLSSIWSPTEALFLLKSKTAGNSLSYTSLSSLNKLNHPWKADFNFRASKNPTSQFIHPGFIHRGTNPSINSFLHAMNTARHAGIDIQYEKGSGERLPYTNECFEAVFCMDVLQEVENGARLFSEIFRVLKPGGVLYFDLSNTIELPMPLELKAQQERMKSKSNYIAKHKWGILIKPIAKSAQAQRIPNPVESTLQKLKKHQALKKLECWNEKFKQYYPFTLLSAVLNSLLNEDNKLNYRSYAIVASK
- a CDS encoding PKD domain-containing protein, translating into MKHKYYLGRILIFTLLLIIHKHSIGACNISVSPSSATICVGNFVVLTASGASSFTWSPALGLSSINTATVTASPIVTTTYTVIGDCGGGQFDTTQILVTVRPLPNTPNITISNNNTCAGTSVSFSTLAQPGVTFSWNFGDGTNPISGSIVTHQYNPTPGNGIQSYNATVTATNGFGCVKSATSVSINVKQKPDASIADTSAIPFTNCGSATFDLYIENASTTIATNTNYQINWGDGSPLYSNSTLPVTGTNHLYTTQGYFTLTLMVTGQNGCIATKIYTVYNGSNPAVPFQNPGNTTGKCIPFTFSIPSSPSNNPPGTIYIVSSNDGTPNDTLANPPPANYIHTFSSSSCGATGGITPNTFYINVRAQNPCGFSDLTIQPITINKKPEAHFTISPDTIACVNSIVTFTNTTIPGVTVSNNGTCDPTTGMYWIISPNTYNLTSGSLGTGNNPSNSSSWGTNILNVTFTSSGIYSISIIVKSNGCGSDTIKRTVCIQAPPSPSFTAIPLTGCNPFIVNFTNTSTNLPSCGPITRQWLITKLSFTCPSDSAVDFVFISGTNSNSINPIIRFNNQGIYNVSLALTNICGTFTTLPTSITVKRKPQITINVPANICLGQNISPTAVVTNCGTSALSYLWNFAGGNPANSVLAVPPTIAFSTSGPHTITLTVTTECGTITNSSIVNVLISPTANAGSDKQICSGGIANLGITNTIGLNYQWSPVTGLSSSIISNPNVSLSNVGGIPITNFYFLTVTNVAGCISKDTVRVIVNPLPTVTVNSATICAGQTATLTANGATTYSWSNGGTNNPHPVTPLSTANFTVTGTNTLTGCTNTAVSTVTVNPLPIVNAGPSITFCNQPIANTLNGYSPLGGTWSGVGVSSAGVFTPSVTGNFILTYTYTDGNSCSSSDTMIVKVVNPQIANAGNGFSTCLNSPAKTLIGFTPSGGIWTGAGITGNIFTPLTAGVGTFTLTYTFGSGTCLSSDTIRVIVNPLPTVTVNSATICAGQTATLTANGATTYSWSNGGTNNPHPVTPLSTSNFTVTGTNTLTGCTNTAVSIVTVNPLPIVNAGPSITLCNQPIANTLNGYSPLGGTWSGVGVSSAGVFTPSVTGNFILTYTYTDGNSCSSSDTMIVKVVNPQIANAGNGFSTCLNSPQKHLLDLLHQEVFGLVQELPGIFLLH